The Roseofilum casamattae BLCC-M143 genome has a window encoding:
- a CDS encoding FAD-dependent oxidoreductase, translated as MNNKQQNEKIVDILVVGGGTGGTAAAIQAARSGAKTLLVSEFSWLGGMLTAAGVSAPDGNELDAFRTGLWGAFVQALVEQQPEGLDWNWVSLFGFSPQLGAEIFRDWVRSLPNLEWIVGQRPLEVYRQGNQITGVGFPDFSVKATITIDGTELGELLPLGNIPYRWGWESQEEFDEPSAPVELNEFTDRYPVQAPTWVIHLQDFGEGKTAAEIPDTGIPDAAFAGAWENHGAEKFLSYGMLPDRAMMINWPIHGNDYAIDLNRLVGSSTDRLAVHQEALDYSLGFGRYIQQHLGQHYGLATSQFPLVSPPASSPSSPRTTLPPEVQTGVALYPYYRESRRLRGITTIREQDILPQPGGVVAALPVDKTGAVSSIAIGNYVNDHHYPEKPFSLAPKSLRWGGRWTGTPFTIPYGSLIPEQVDGFLVCEKNISVSHMANGATRLQPVVMNIGQAAGMAAGLCIQRQCQPRELSVEVLQEALLGDTIAPALVVPCFNLTHRTPDWQQWQRQYLSDRHSYPKTGDIPSTSPRRFAGRSGISTDAVEVSGLFHRCGEQDYQLEVQTPMELSHIHWRAIATEPSVDRDLAAYRDRVQISLRGRINRAGGWIIVEEITDCSSP; from the coding sequence ATGAATAACAAGCAACAAAACGAGAAAATCGTCGATATCCTCGTGGTTGGCGGCGGAACCGGAGGAACTGCTGCTGCGATTCAAGCGGCTCGCAGCGGCGCGAAAACCCTCTTGGTTAGTGAATTTTCCTGGTTGGGGGGTATGCTAACGGCGGCGGGGGTTTCTGCCCCAGATGGCAACGAATTAGACGCCTTTCGGACCGGACTCTGGGGAGCATTTGTGCAGGCTCTCGTCGAGCAACAACCCGAAGGACTGGACTGGAATTGGGTGAGTTTGTTTGGCTTCAGTCCTCAGTTAGGTGCTGAGATTTTCCGGGACTGGGTGCGATCGCTCCCCAATCTAGAGTGGATCGTCGGACAGCGCCCCCTAGAAGTTTATCGCCAGGGAAACCAGATTACTGGCGTGGGTTTCCCCGACTTCAGCGTAAAAGCAACGATTACCATCGACGGAACCGAACTGGGAGAGCTGCTACCGTTGGGCAATATTCCTTATCGTTGGGGATGGGAATCCCAAGAAGAGTTTGACGAACCGAGCGCCCCCGTAGAACTGAATGAGTTTACCGATCGCTATCCGGTACAAGCCCCAACTTGGGTGATTCATTTGCAAGATTTTGGAGAAGGAAAAACAGCCGCCGAAATTCCCGATACTGGTATTCCAGATGCGGCGTTTGCCGGCGCTTGGGAAAACCACGGTGCCGAGAAATTTCTCAGCTATGGAATGTTGCCCGATCGCGCAATGATGATTAATTGGCCGATTCATGGCAATGATTATGCGATCGATCTGAACCGTTTGGTTGGCTCCAGTACAGATCGGTTGGCAGTACATCAAGAAGCGCTCGATTACAGCCTCGGTTTCGGGCGCTATATTCAACAGCATCTAGGACAGCACTATGGCTTGGCAACCTCTCAATTTCCTCTAGTCTCGCCCCCTGCTTCCTCTCCCTCCTCGCCTCGTACTACTTTGCCTCCAGAGGTACAAACGGGAGTAGCTCTCTATCCCTATTATCGCGAAAGCCGACGCTTGCGGGGCATCACGACCATTCGCGAGCAGGATATCCTACCGCAACCGGGAGGAGTTGTGGCGGCGCTCCCCGTGGATAAAACCGGCGCTGTCAGCAGCATTGCCATCGGGAACTATGTCAACGACCACCATTATCCAGAAAAACCCTTTTCCCTCGCTCCCAAATCTCTCCGTTGGGGAGGCCGGTGGACGGGAACGCCATTTACCATTCCCTATGGCAGTTTAATCCCAGAACAGGTAGACGGGTTTCTGGTTTGCGAGAAAAATATTTCGGTGTCGCACATGGCAAACGGAGCAACGCGCTTGCAGCCTGTAGTGATGAATATCGGTCAAGCTGCCGGGATGGCTGCAGGGTTGTGTATTCAACGCCAGTGTCAGCCGAGAGAGCTATCTGTAGAGGTGTTACAGGAGGCATTACTCGGCGATACGATCGCTCCTGCTTTAGTGGTTCCCTGCTTTAATTTGACCCATCGTACTCCAGACTGGCAACAGTGGCAGCGACAGTATTTGAGCGATCGCCATTCCTATCCGAAAACCGGAGACATTCCATCCACTTCGCCAAGACGATTTGCCGGACGTTCGGGCATTTCTACTGATGCAGTAGAGGTATCAGGTCTATTTCATCGTTGCGGAGAACAAGACTATCAATTGGAGGTGCAAACTCCGATGGAATTGAGCCATATTCATTGGCGGGCGATCGCCACGGAACCTTCTGTAGATCGAGATCTAGCAGCATATCGCGATCGGGTGCAGATTTCTCTTCGCGGACGAATTAATCGAGCTGGCGGTTGGATTATTGTCGAAGAAATTACGGATTGCTCCAGCCCATAA
- a CDS encoding helix-turn-helix domain-containing protein: MPAKRYIVSLTEEERQELEKLTKTGKAAARKINHARILLKADINQSGGGWKDSEIASALDVSIRTIERVRQRWMEEGLEKAINPRPHPESKLKKIDGETEAHLIALACSPAPEGYSSWSLRLLAERMVLLG; encoded by the coding sequence ATGCCAGCCAAACGATATATAGTGTCTCTGACAGAGGAAGAACGGCAAGAGTTAGAAAAACTGACGAAAACCGGAAAAGCAGCAGCCCGAAAAATTAATCATGCACGAATATTACTGAAAGCAGATATAAATCAATCGGGAGGAGGATGGAAAGATAGTGAAATCGCGTCAGCTTTAGATGTGAGTATAAGAACGATTGAAAGAGTGCGACAAAGATGGATGGAAGAAGGTTTAGAAAAAGCCATCAATCCCCGGCCTCACCCAGAATCAAAACTAAAAAAAATAGATGGAGAAACGGAAGCGCATTTAATCGCGTTAGCCTGTTCTCCAGCTCCTGAAGGATATAGTAGTTGGAGTTTACGTTTATTGGCAGAACGGATGGTGTTATTAGGATA
- the sbcD gene encoding exonuclease subunit SbcD has product MIQVLHLSDIHLGSGFSYGTINPKTGLNTRLEDYVATLSQCIDRAIAEPVDLVLFGGDAFPDATPVPRVQEAFARQFYRLVEANIPTVLLVGNHDQHAQGKGGASLSIYETLGVPGFIVGDRLALHRISTAGGEIQVITLPWLTRSHLFTKPEMENLSLSDINHQLIDRLRTALEAQIRRLDPNLPTVLLAHVMVDKARYGAERFLAVGKGFSIPLALLARPCFDYVALGHVHKHQILSDSPPVVYAGSIERVDFGEEKEEKGYILAEVAKGETTIEFCPLSIRKFKTIKVNLTNSESPQQKLLQAIDNAEIDEAIVRVIFQVGADRLSLIDGTQLCDRLSNAHSYTIEPEIVSQASDRRLPELGNGRQIDPISALSAYLDNREDLRHLAPDMLEAARELLRSPRS; this is encoded by the coding sequence ATGATTCAGGTTCTCCATCTATCCGATATTCATCTAGGCAGTGGATTTAGTTATGGTACAATCAACCCAAAAACCGGCTTAAATACTCGGTTAGAAGATTATGTCGCGACCCTATCGCAATGTATCGATCGCGCGATCGCCGAACCGGTGGATCTCGTATTGTTCGGTGGCGATGCCTTTCCCGATGCGACTCCGGTTCCCCGCGTGCAAGAGGCATTTGCCCGACAATTCTATCGCTTAGTGGAAGCCAATATTCCGACGGTGTTATTAGTCGGAAATCACGACCAACACGCTCAAGGCAAAGGAGGAGCGAGTTTATCTATTTATGAGACTTTAGGCGTTCCGGGGTTTATTGTTGGCGATCGCCTTGCGCTCCACCGTATTTCGACAGCAGGTGGCGAGATTCAAGTTATTACTCTACCCTGGTTAACTCGGTCTCATTTATTTACGAAACCGGAAATGGAAAATCTCTCTCTTTCCGACATTAATCATCAGTTAATCGACCGGTTACGGACGGCTTTAGAAGCACAAATTCGCCGCCTCGATCCCAATCTGCCAACGGTGTTGTTAGCTCATGTCATGGTAGATAAAGCTCGTTATGGAGCGGAACGATTTTTAGCCGTGGGGAAAGGGTTTAGCATTCCCCTTGCCCTGCTCGCTCGTCCCTGTTTTGATTATGTGGCTCTCGGCCACGTTCACAAACATCAAATCTTATCGGATTCTCCACCTGTGGTTTATGCTGGAAGTATCGAACGGGTTGATTTTGGCGAAGAAAAAGAAGAGAAAGGATATATTCTCGCCGAAGTGGCGAAGGGCGAAACAACCATTGAGTTTTGTCCTTTATCTATTCGTAAGTTTAAAACGATTAAAGTTAATTTAACCAACAGCGAGTCACCGCAACAAAAACTACTACAGGCTATTGATAATGCCGAGATTGATGAGGCAATTGTCCGCGTAATTTTTCAAGTCGGAGCAGATCGATTGAGCTTAATTGATGGCACTCAACTGTGCGATCGCCTCAGTAACGCTCACAGTTATACCATTGAACCCGAAATTGTCAGTCAAGCGAGCGATCGGCGTTTGCCAGAACTCGGTAATGGTCGCCAAATCGATCCTATCTCTGCCTTAAGTGCGTACTTAGATAACCGAGAGGACTTGCGCCATTTAGCTCCAGATATGTTAGAGGCTGCTCGAGAGTTATTGCGATCGCCCCGGTCGTGA